The Saccharomonospora glauca K62 genome has a segment encoding these proteins:
- a CDS encoding non-ribosomal peptide synthetase, with protein sequence MSARPPADGGFELTSAQLGIWNAQRLEPESPYYVVGDVVQIRGAEPIDVDRLAEAMTGTVRDAESLRLRFFETPDGPRQVISDDPVDPPKVFDVSGEPDPVAAADALVVRERFATAEACRGMVDRPLYSHVIIRLSDEEVWYTQLGHHLVFDGYSAAMLARRTAARYTALVRGETPPPSPFGTFAEFVRADREYLAGDGPERDRAYWIDRLTPLPDVEEWAPGGAGAPSDTVSARTVLSADEFAALRAFADDAGVSWGDALLACYAAFLHRVSGRTDVVFALPLMCRTSSAELRTPGMAVNVLPLRVDVRSRDRLDVLAGRVAEAMREMRAHQRYRGENLPRDLAVPGAGALLHGRGVNLKAFDLTLDFAGATGVMRNVAGGPPEDMGLSVLPTRDGGLLLGFEVDARTHDRAAVEARLAAVRKLLTELPSSRRPAVGGVELVDPEQRRELLAAWTPAAPAGDPRDVPTSLAELAATHGGDTALVHGTDRVDFAELARRVHRLARALRARGVGAEDVVALALPRSVDFVVGLLATLDAGAAFLPLDLAHPAERLRELLADVRPALVLTASAGAGVETDAPRLVLDDPATVAELTALPDGPLAPHELAAERHPEHLAYLIHTSGSTGKPKGVQVPVRGLTTLLHHQRSTIVADTARAAGRRLRVAHTYSFAFDSALDQVLWLLCGHELHLYDTEVTRDVDALLAAFARDRIDVVDTTPSLAAPLIDAGLLDGPHRPALLVLGGEATPPALWRRVTASGVTARNMYGPTEATVDSVSAPLEGAEPVIGRPLAGMRVYLLDNALRPVPPGAVGELYLAGPQLARGYLNRPAETAERFVADPFAATAGARMYRTGDLARWEPDRGFVYLGRADGQVKIRGHRVEIGEVEAALGTVPGVSAAAALVRHETGSPRLVGYVVPERDVTLTPRSVRDTLAERFPDHLVPAAVVVLDELPLTTNGKLNRAALPAPRAAGGGRAPSTERERLLCATVAEVFGAPEVGPDDDFFSLGGDSISAITVSSRLRASGFELRPRDLLARRDLGSLAGRMSALDDRTRAVADDPVGTVPAPPIVRGLLDPHPDPRVVAGYAQWTAVTPASPPRLPHLVAGVRTVLDRHPALRLRLTENRDELEVLPSEAVPAERIVSELVEPTVAEESLATTAAKLAGELDPLAGEMLRVAVVRTPEEAESRILVLAHHLVVDGVSWRVLLPDLHAAWTAARDGRPAELSRPGTSWRRHATLLAEQGRTGARRTELPHWRRALDPACRPLRCAALDPARDTMATRRRAVTLADPDVSHAVLTALPDAYRAGAEEVLLAALVLALCSRRRGEAPVADALTITLESHGREPLESDVDLSHTVGWFTSEFPVRVPTDAVSGEAELRDALAGGEAAGRLLRAVKEARRAVPDGGLGFGVLRHLDPAVAPELAAAGAPEVLLNYLGRFTAPAGEDWRLPDGDAFSVIEPDDKALEQVLALNCFVHEADTPRLAVEWTAAGRLLDEETFHDLRDAWDEALAALATHAERLGPEGGGLTPSDLPLVRLDQADIDALERRGRIADVLPATPLQVGLSFHTLARDTRDADVYVVQAVLSLTGDLDAPRLEEAARELLRRHPALRVHLATTAAGEVVQVVPAAVDPDWERRDLTELADREAAFAAYCRAELDRPFDPETPPLLRFRLCTLGPREHRLVLTNHHALLDGWSMPLVGRTLLGLYAELGGGPRVPAPAPLSAYHQWLAERDRDAAVRAWREALSGIDDGTRLAPATARPRVDRPERVTIELGHEFSDRLRRFARKRGITVTTVFHAAWGLLLGRLTRRRDVVFGCPVSGRPPEVHGVESMVGQLGNTVPVRVRHAPHETVEELLARVHAESVALTEHHHLGLPDIQRAVGVGELFDTMLVTENFPFAGRGAMPVAPGLELSGVRITDATHYPLTVVVIPDDEITVGLGYQPHAFDEQTVRDYGRWLLTLLTELVADPSRPVGRVPMLDADETARMLRVGTEVRPRRPRGPYLTEFGAWVRRKPHAEAVVCRERRLTYAELDRLANRLARTLLAAGVRREEPVGVLLGRDVEMIVALLGVLKAGAVYLPLDPGYPRDRLAYMIGDARPTAFVTDATALETLGGRVPGEHAAPVLRVDDPAVLGDPTRPTDRDTDPEHARAGITDDSLAYIIYTSGTTGRPKGVAVPHRGLPDLIALQEEVVGVTEHDRYLHFASTSFDVAFWQAMVPLASGGTLVIAPEEVRVPGEELFDYIAEHRVTGINLLPSFLAAVPEGCTVDPDVFFVVGAERLDAELARRWGEGRRALFNAYGPTEVTVNSVTWRYEPGESGTVPIGRPDPNVRAYVLDDGLQPVGVGVPGELYLAGPKLARGYLGRPGQTARAFVADPFGEPGSRMYRTGDVVYWRPDGQLVFLGRADRQVKIRGFRIELAEIESALTRHPGVRGCAVVVRDGRLVGYVIPAEGSTVDPDRLREDLLTELPDHMVPTTFVALDRLPLTPGGKLDQAALPEPEARATPAREPVTRAERVLLDIVREVLGDDVGLDDRFLEIGGDSIVSLQVVSRARRHGLRLGPRDVLDGVTIAGIAARCAEADPDTPGAAFGPVTGDAPLTPVMLDLLHRCEKTPGGADTLRDFCQWTEICVPADGSLAVWRAVLDDLLDRHAVLRAHLVPGDPEPMLRIPEPGTVTASDVLTRVTVRPDEDVRALVAAEIAAARAELDPWNGPLVRAVWVDRGPEALGRLVLIAHHLVVDGVSWRVLRDDLEIGYAAASSGRSEPNESRRGESFLGWARALREAAERRRTELPHWRRVADHATNTEPLSAIAFDATRDTGATAVHHELHLDPELTRTLLTTLPAAYHGTPDTVLLTALARAVGRWRGRAPELYVALESHGRPPRRPDGTGEVDLSRTVGWFTAVHPAWITVPEGSTARALKAVKEQLRAQGDGLGHGILTAAGEPELRAEPRPEISWNYLGQFAPTPAEERPWQVPPGANPFGSGGDALPLPHGLMVDAMTWDDGGGAALRVRFTWPRALFTDAEIAALAESFRDCLTALAADPDALAGAGHTPSDFPLVDLDQSSVEELERRYRVTDVLPLSPLQELVLRHSRAAADGPDPYTVQVVFSLAGEVDVEALHAAAGDLLARHPNLGAAFPEDLGAGAVQVLLADAAPDRRHVDLSGITDAGEQQRAVDRLLEDDLAERFDLTRGSAVRVTVVRRGERRTELVLTSHHVLSDGWSAPRMLGEIFAAYTARVRGEDPARVLPPPVPFSRYLRWLADRDRDAETAAWRAALSGLGEGNHLVGDRELPEAVPALPAPVVFDVEPDLVRALTATATVAGLTVNTLVQGAWSAVLAARSGRPEVCFGAMVSGRTPDVDGVEEVLGLLANTVPVRARLSGPLARALGELQAGQRALAEHHAVSLADLERLAGVSRLFDSLLVFENYPVDPAALAEPAPGVRVVGTRFREFTHHPVTVTVMPEGVGWRAIVGYRPDAVTREDAEALAASLRRALRALSRPDVLDADASHLLDACVDSVGHR encoded by the coding sequence ATGAGTGCGCGGCCTCCGGCCGACGGCGGCTTCGAACTGACCAGCGCCCAGCTCGGCATCTGGAACGCCCAGCGCCTGGAACCGGAGTCCCCGTACTACGTCGTCGGGGACGTCGTGCAGATTCGCGGTGCGGAGCCCATCGACGTCGACCGGCTCGCCGAGGCGATGACGGGCACGGTCCGCGACGCGGAGTCGCTGCGGCTGCGCTTTTTCGAGACTCCAGACGGTCCGCGCCAGGTGATCTCCGACGACCCGGTGGACCCCCCGAAGGTGTTCGACGTCAGTGGTGAGCCGGACCCGGTCGCCGCGGCGGACGCCCTGGTCGTGCGCGAACGTTTCGCCACGGCGGAGGCGTGCCGGGGGATGGTGGACCGGCCGCTGTACTCGCACGTGATCATCCGGCTGTCCGACGAGGAGGTGTGGTACACCCAGCTGGGCCACCACCTCGTCTTCGACGGCTACAGCGCGGCCATGCTCGCCCGCCGCACCGCCGCTCGGTACACCGCCCTGGTCCGAGGCGAGACCCCACCGCCCTCTCCGTTCGGCACGTTCGCCGAGTTCGTCCGCGCCGACCGGGAGTACCTCGCCGGCGACGGCCCCGAACGGGACCGCGCGTACTGGATTGACCGCCTCACCCCGTTGCCCGACGTGGAGGAGTGGGCCCCCGGCGGGGCCGGGGCGCCATCCGACACCGTGTCCGCGAGGACGGTGCTGTCCGCCGACGAGTTCGCCGCGCTGCGTGCCTTCGCCGACGACGCGGGCGTGAGCTGGGGGGACGCGCTGCTCGCCTGCTACGCCGCGTTCCTGCACCGGGTGTCGGGACGCACCGACGTGGTGTTCGCCCTGCCGCTGATGTGCCGCACCAGCTCCGCCGAGCTACGCACCCCCGGCATGGCCGTGAACGTGCTCCCACTCCGGGTGGACGTGCGGAGCCGGGACCGGCTGGACGTGCTGGCCGGACGCGTCGCCGAGGCGATGCGGGAGATGCGCGCGCACCAGCGCTACCGGGGGGAAAATCTGCCCCGCGACCTGGCCGTGCCCGGAGCGGGCGCCCTGCTGCACGGCCGTGGCGTCAACCTCAAGGCCTTCGACCTCACCCTCGACTTCGCGGGCGCGACCGGCGTCATGCGCAACGTCGCGGGCGGACCTCCCGAGGACATGGGGCTCAGCGTCCTGCCCACACGGGACGGTGGCTTGCTGCTGGGATTCGAGGTGGACGCCCGGACCCACGACCGGGCCGCCGTCGAGGCCCGACTCGCGGCGGTGCGCAAGCTCCTCACCGAGCTGCCCAGTTCCCGGCGCCCCGCCGTGGGAGGGGTCGAACTCGTCGACCCCGAGCAGCGGCGCGAGCTGCTCGCCGCGTGGACCCCGGCCGCGCCGGCGGGCGACCCCCGCGACGTGCCTACCTCGCTCGCCGAGCTGGCCGCCACCCACGGCGGCGACACGGCGCTGGTCCACGGAACCGACCGGGTGGACTTCGCCGAACTCGCCCGCCGCGTGCACCGCCTCGCCCGCGCTCTGCGGGCCCGAGGAGTCGGGGCCGAGGACGTGGTGGCCCTGGCACTGCCTCGCTCGGTCGATTTCGTGGTCGGTCTGCTCGCGACCCTCGACGCCGGTGCCGCCTTCCTCCCGCTCGACCTCGCGCACCCGGCCGAACGGCTGCGGGAGCTGCTCGCCGACGTACGCCCGGCACTCGTCCTCACGGCGAGCGCCGGGGCGGGCGTGGAGACCGACGCGCCTCGGCTCGTGCTCGACGACCCGGCCACGGTCGCCGAGCTGACCGCGCTGCCGGACGGACCACTCGCCCCGCACGAACTGGCCGCCGAGCGACACCCCGAGCACCTCGCCTACCTCATTCACACCTCGGGCTCCACCGGAAAACCCAAGGGGGTGCAGGTGCCGGTCCGCGGCCTGACCACGCTGCTGCACCACCAGCGCTCGACGATCGTCGCCGACACCGCTCGCGCCGCGGGCCGGCGACTGCGGGTGGCGCACACCTACTCGTTCGCCTTCGACTCCGCCCTGGACCAGGTGCTGTGGCTGCTGTGCGGGCACGAACTGCACCTCTACGACACCGAGGTGACACGGGACGTCGACGCGCTGCTGGCCGCCTTCGCCCGCGACCGCATCGACGTCGTGGACACCACGCCCTCCCTGGCCGCGCCCCTGATCGACGCGGGACTGCTCGACGGCCCGCACCGACCGGCGTTGCTGGTGCTCGGCGGCGAGGCCACGCCACCCGCGTTGTGGCGGCGGGTCACCGCCTCCGGCGTCACCGCGCGCAACATGTACGGCCCGACCGAGGCCACCGTGGACAGCGTGAGCGCCCCACTGGAGGGGGCCGAGCCGGTGATCGGCCGCCCCCTCGCCGGCATGCGGGTCTATTTGCTGGACAACGCGTTGCGTCCGGTACCGCCCGGCGCGGTGGGGGAGCTGTACCTGGCCGGGCCGCAGCTCGCGCGCGGCTACCTGAACCGGCCCGCGGAGACGGCGGAGCGGTTCGTCGCCGACCCGTTCGCCGCGACGGCCGGGGCCCGGATGTACCGCACCGGCGATCTCGCCCGCTGGGAGCCCGACAGGGGCTTCGTGTACCTCGGCCGGGCCGACGGCCAGGTCAAGATCCGCGGTCACCGGGTGGAGATCGGTGAGGTCGAGGCGGCCCTCGGCACGGTGCCCGGCGTGAGCGCCGCGGCGGCACTGGTGCGTCACGAGACCGGCTCGCCGCGCCTGGTCGGTTACGTCGTCCCGGAACGGGACGTGACCCTCACCCCCCGGTCGGTTCGGGACACGCTCGCCGAACGGTTCCCCGACCATCTGGTGCCCGCGGCCGTCGTCGTCCTCGACGAACTGCCGCTCACCACCAACGGCAAGCTGAACCGCGCGGCTCTGCCCGCGCCCCGCGCGGCAGGCGGAGGCCGCGCCCCCTCAACGGAGCGGGAACGACTGCTGTGCGCGACGGTCGCCGAGGTGTTCGGGGCCCCCGAGGTCGGCCCCGACGACGATTTCTTCTCTCTCGGTGGCGACAGCATCTCCGCCATCACCGTGAGCAGCAGGCTGCGAGCCTCCGGGTTCGAGCTCCGGCCCCGCGACCTGCTGGCACGTCGCGATCTCGGCTCTCTCGCCGGGAGGATGTCCGCATTGGACGACCGGACGCGGGCGGTGGCCGACGACCCGGTCGGCACGGTGCCCGCGCCGCCCATCGTGCGGGGCCTGCTCGACCCGCACCCCGACCCGCGCGTGGTGGCCGGATACGCCCAGTGGACCGCCGTGACCCCGGCTTCGCCCCCGCGACTGCCGCATCTGGTGGCCGGGGTTCGTACGGTGCTGGACCGCCATCCCGCGCTGCGGCTGCGGTTGACCGAGAACCGGGACGAGCTGGAAGTGCTGCCCTCCGAGGCCGTGCCCGCCGAGCGGATCGTCAGCGAGCTCGTCGAACCCACCGTGGCCGAGGAGAGCCTGGCCACGACCGCCGCGAAGCTCGCCGGTGAACTCGACCCCCTCGCGGGGGAGATGCTGCGCGTCGCGGTGGTCCGTACCCCCGAGGAAGCCGAGTCCCGGATTCTCGTCCTCGCCCATCACCTCGTGGTGGACGGGGTGTCGTGGCGGGTGTTGCTGCCCGACCTGCACGCGGCTTGGACGGCGGCACGGGACGGCCGACCCGCCGAGCTGTCGCGGCCGGGAACGTCGTGGCGGCGGCACGCCACGCTGCTGGCCGAGCAGGGACGTACCGGTGCTCGTCGTACCGAACTCCCTCACTGGCGGCGGGCCCTCGACCCCGCCTGCCGTCCGCTGCGGTGCGCCGCCCTCGACCCGGCCCGAGACACCATGGCCACCCGCAGGCGCGCGGTCACCCTCGCCGACCCGGACGTCTCCCACGCGGTCTTGACCGCGCTTCCCGACGCCTACCGCGCCGGTGCCGAGGAGGTGCTGTTGGCGGCTCTCGTCCTCGCCCTGTGCTCCCGGCGACGCGGAGAGGCACCGGTCGCCGATGCGCTGACAATCACGCTGGAGAGCCACGGTCGCGAACCGCTGGAGAGCGACGTGGACCTGTCCCACACCGTCGGCTGGTTCACCAGTGAGTTCCCGGTGCGCGTGCCCACCGACGCGGTGTCCGGCGAGGCCGAGCTGCGCGACGCGCTCGCCGGGGGCGAGGCGGCGGGCCGGTTGCTGCGGGCCGTGAAAGAGGCTCGGCGCGCGGTTCCCGACGGCGGTCTCGGCTTCGGGGTGCTCCGCCACCTCGACCCGGCCGTCGCCCCGGAGCTGGCCGCGGCCGGCGCCCCCGAGGTGCTGCTGAACTACCTGGGACGCTTCACCGCCCCGGCGGGCGAGGACTGGCGACTGCCCGACGGCGACGCGTTCTCCGTGATCGAACCCGACGACAAGGCCCTGGAGCAGGTGCTGGCGCTCAACTGCTTCGTCCACGAGGCCGACACGCCCCGGCTCGCGGTCGAGTGGACGGCCGCGGGACGGTTGCTCGACGAGGAGACGTTCCACGACTTGCGGGACGCCTGGGACGAGGCCCTGGCCGCGTTGGCCACGCACGCCGAGCGCCTCGGGCCCGAAGGCGGTGGCCTCACCCCCTCGGACCTGCCGCTGGTGCGTCTGGACCAGGCCGACATCGACGCCCTGGAACGGCGAGGCCGCATTGCCGACGTCCTCCCCGCGACGCCGCTGCAGGTGGGACTGTCGTTCCACACCCTCGCCAGGGACACCCGAGACGCCGACGTGTACGTCGTCCAAGCGGTGCTGTCGCTGACCGGGGACCTCGACGCCCCGCGACTGGAGGAAGCCGCCCGCGAGCTGTTGCGCCGCCACCCCGCCCTGAGGGTGCACCTCGCCACCACGGCGGCGGGTGAGGTCGTGCAGGTGGTGCCCGCCGCCGTCGACCCGGACTGGGAACGGCGCGACCTGACCGAGCTCGCGGACCGGGAAGCGGCGTTCGCCGCGTACTGCCGCGCCGAACTGGACCGCCCCTTCGACCCGGAGACCCCACCGTTGCTCCGGTTCCGCCTGTGCACGCTGGGACCACGCGAGCATCGGCTGGTGCTGACCAACCACCACGCGTTGCTGGACGGCTGGTCGATGCCGCTGGTGGGACGCACCCTGCTGGGGCTCTACGCCGAACTCGGCGGTGGTCCGCGGGTACCCGCCCCGGCCCCGTTGTCGGCCTACCACCAGTGGCTCGCCGAGCGGGACCGCGACGCCGCGGTGCGCGCGTGGCGGGAGGCACTGTCCGGAATCGACGACGGCACCCGGCTCGCCCCGGCCACCGCGCGGCCGAGGGTGGACCGTCCCGAGCGCGTGACGATCGAGCTCGGCCACGAGTTCAGCGATCGACTTCGCCGCTTCGCCCGCAAGCGGGGCATCACCGTGACGACGGTCTTCCACGCGGCGTGGGGGCTGCTGCTCGGCAGGCTCACCCGGCGCCGCGACGTCGTGTTCGGCTGCCCGGTGTCCGGCAGGCCCCCCGAGGTCCACGGTGTCGAGTCGATGGTCGGCCAGCTCGGCAACACCGTTCCGGTCCGCGTGCGCCACGCCCCGCACGAGACGGTGGAGGAGCTGCTCGCCCGCGTGCACGCCGAGTCGGTGGCGCTGACCGAGCACCACCACCTGGGGCTGCCCGACATCCAGCGCGCCGTCGGGGTGGGGGAGTTGTTCGACACCATGCTGGTGACGGAGAACTTCCCGTTCGCCGGGCGCGGAGCCATGCCGGTCGCGCCGGGACTAGAGCTCTCCGGGGTGCGGATCACCGACGCCACCCACTACCCGCTGACGGTGGTGGTGATCCCCGACGACGAGATCACCGTGGGACTCGGTTACCAGCCGCACGCCTTCGATGAGCAGACCGTGCGCGACTACGGGCGCTGGCTGCTCACCCTGCTGACCGAGCTCGTCGCCGACCCGAGTCGTCCCGTCGGCCGGGTGCCGATGCTCGACGCGGACGAGACCGCCCGCATGCTGCGCGTCGGCACCGAGGTGCGGCCCCGGCGTCCGCGCGGGCCGTACCTGACCGAGTTCGGCGCGTGGGTCCGGCGCAAACCTCACGCCGAGGCCGTGGTGTGCCGGGAGCGGCGACTCACCTACGCCGAGCTGGACCGGCTGGCCAACCGGCTCGCCCGGACACTGCTCGCCGCCGGGGTCCGGCGGGAGGAGCCCGTGGGCGTGCTGCTCGGCCGGGACGTCGAGATGATCGTGGCCCTGCTCGGGGTACTGAAGGCCGGCGCGGTCTACCTGCCCCTGGACCCCGGATATCCACGGGACCGGCTCGCCTACATGATCGGCGACGCGCGGCCCACCGCGTTCGTCACCGACGCCACGGCGCTGGAGACGCTCGGCGGCAGGGTGCCCGGCGAGCACGCCGCCCCGGTGCTGCGGGTGGACGACCCGGCCGTGCTCGGCGACCCGACGCGGCCGACGGACCGCGACACCGACCCCGAACACGCGCGCGCCGGGATCACCGACGACTCGCTCGCCTACATCATCTACACCTCCGGCACGACGGGGCGGCCGAAGGGAGTCGCCGTGCCGCACCGCGGCCTCCCCGACCTGATCGCGTTGCAGGAGGAGGTCGTCGGTGTCACCGAGCACGACCGCTACCTGCACTTCGCGTCGACGAGCTTCGACGTGGCGTTCTGGCAGGCGATGGTGCCGCTGGCCTCCGGCGGGACGCTCGTCATCGCGCCGGAGGAGGTCCGCGTACCGGGCGAGGAGCTGTTCGACTACATCGCCGAGCACCGGGTGACCGGGATCAACCTGCTGCCATCGTTCCTGGCGGCGGTCCCCGAGGGCTGCACCGTGGACCCGGACGTGTTCTTCGTCGTCGGTGCCGAGCGCCTCGACGCCGAACTCGCACGCCGCTGGGGAGAGGGACGCCGGGCGCTGTTCAACGCCTACGGGCCCACCGAGGTCACGGTCAACTCCGTGACCTGGCGCTACGAGCCCGGTGAGTCGGGCACCGTCCCCATCGGACGGCCGGATCCGAACGTGCGCGCCTACGTCCTCGACGACGGCTTGCAGCCGGTCGGCGTCGGCGTTCCGGGGGAGCTGTACCTGGCCGGACCGAAGCTCGCCCGCGGCTACCTGGGACGTCCGGGACAGACGGCGCGGGCCTTCGTGGCCGACCCGTTCGGCGAGCCGGGCAGCAGGATGTACCGCACCGGGGACGTGGTGTACTGGCGGCCCGACGGACAGTTGGTGTTCCTCGGCCGCGCCGACCGGCAGGTCAAGATCCGTGGATTCCGGATCGAACTCGCGGAGATCGAGTCGGCTCTCACCCGGCACCCGGGCGTGCGCGGATGCGCGGTCGTGGTCCGCGACGGCCGGCTCGTGGGCTACGTGATCCCCGCCGAGGGCTCGACGGTCGACCCGGACCGACTGCGCGAGGACCTGCTGACCGAGTTGCCCGACCACATGGTGCCCACGACCTTCGTGGCACTCGACCGCCTGCCGCTCACCCCCGGCGGCAAACTCGACCAGGCCGCGCTGCCCGAGCCCGAGGCGCGGGCTACCCCCGCGCGGGAACCGGTCACCAGGGCCGAGAGGGTGCTGCTCGACATCGTCCGCGAGGTGCTGGGCGACGACGTCGGTCTCGACGACCGGTTCCTGGAGATCGGCGGCGACAGCATCGTGTCGCTGCAAGTGGTGTCGCGCGCCCGGAGGCACGGTCTGCGGCTGGGGCCACGGGACGTGCTCGACGGCGTCACGATCGCGGGCATCGCCGCCCGCTGCGCCGAGGCCGACCCCGACACCCCCGGCGCCGCCTTCGGCCCGGTCACCGGCGACGCGCCGCTCACCCCGGTGATGCTCGACCTGCTGCACCGCTGCGAGAAGACACCCGGCGGAGCGGACACGCTGCGGGACTTCTGTCAGTGGACGGAGATCTGTGTCCCGGCGGACGGTTCGCTCGCGGTGTGGCGGGCGGTGCTGGACGACCTGCTCGACCGGCACGCCGTGCTGCGGGCCCACCTGGTCCCCGGCGACCCCGAGCCGATGCTGCGGATTCCCGAACCGGGGACGGTCACCGCGAGCGACGTGCTCACGCGGGTCACCGTGCGTCCCGACGAGGACGTGCGCGCCCTCGTCGCCGCCGAGATCGCCGCCGCCCGCGCCGAACTGGACCCCTGGAACGGGCCACTGGTGCGTGCCGTGTGGGTGGATCGCGGGCCGGAGGCACTCGGCAGGCTCGTGCTGATCGCCCACCACCTCGTGGTCGACGGGGTCTCCTGGCGCGTCCTGCGCGACGACCTCGAGATCGGGTACGCCGCCGCGAGCTCGGGCAGGAGCGAGCCGAACGAGTCGCGGCGAGGGGAGTCGTTCCTCGGGTGGGCCCGCGCCCTGCGCGAGGCGGCGGAACGCCGGAGGACGGAACTGCCGCACTGGCGGCGAGTCGCCGACCACGCCACGAACACCGAACCGCTGTCGGCGATCGCGTTCGACGCGACCCGTGACACCGGTGCCACCGCCGTGCACCACGAACTCCACCTCGACCCCGAACTCACGCGCACCCTCCTGACGACGCTGCCCGCGGCGTACCACGGCACGCCCGACACCGTGCTGCTCACCGCGTTGGCTCGGGCGGTCGGTCGGTGGCGGGGCCGGGCACCCGAGCTGTACGTGGCGCTGGAAAGCCACGGCAGGCCCCCGCGCCGCCCCGACGGAACCGGGGAGGTGGATCTGTCGCGCACGGTGGGCTGGTTCACGGCGGTGCACCCCGCGTGGATCACCGTGCCCGAGGGCTCGACGGCGCGGGCGCTCAAGGCGGTCAAGGAACAGCTCCGGGCCCAAGGTGACGGCCTCGGCCACGGCATCCTGACCGCGGCGGGAGAACCGGAGCTGCGTGCCGAACCCCGACCGGAGATCAGCTGGAACTACCTGGGCCAGTTCGCCCCCACCCCGGCCGAGGAACGGCCGTGGCAGGTTCCGCCGGGAGCGAACCCGTTCGGCTCCGGCGGCGACGCCCTCCCCCTGCCGCACGGTCTGATGGTCGACGCGATGACGTGGGACGACGGGGGCGGCGCCGCGCTGCGAGTCCGCTTCACGTGGCCCCGTGCGTTGTTCACCGACGCCGAGATCGCCGCGCTCGCCGAGAGCTTCCGGGACTGTCTCACTGCGCTCGCCGCCGACCCGGACGCACTCGCCGGGGCCGGCCACACCCCGTCGGACTTCCCGCTGGTCGACCTCGACCAGTCCAGCGTGGAGGAACTGGAACGGCGCTACCGGGTGACCGACGTACTGCCGCTGAGTCCGCTGCAGGAACTCGTGCTGCGGCACTCCCGTGCCGCGGCGGACGGACCCGACCCGTACACCGTGCAGGTCGTGTTCTCGTTGGCCGGCGAGGTGGACGTGGAGGCCCTGCACGCGGCCGCGGGCGACCTGCTGGCTCGGCACCCGAATCTGGGGGCGGCGTTCCCGGAAGACCTCGGCGCGGGCGCGGTGCAGGTGCTGCTCGCCGACGCCGCACCGGACCGCCGCCACGTCGATCTCTCCGGGATCACCGACGCGGGGGAGCAGCAGCGGGCCGTCGACCGGCTCCTGGAGGACGACCTCGCGGAGCGCTTCGACCTCACCCGAGGATCGGCGGTGCGGGTGACCGTCGTCCGGCGCGGGGAGCGGAGAACGGAGCTGGTGCTCACCAGCCACCACGTGCTCTCCGACGGCTGGTCGGCGCCCCGGATGCTCGGGGAGATCTTCGCCGCCTACACCGCGCGAGTTCGGGGAGAGGACCCGGCACGGGTGTTGCCCCCACCCGTGCCGTTCTCCCGGTACCTGCGATGGCTGGCCGACCGCGACCGGGACGCCGAGACCGCCGCCTGGCGCGCCGCGCTCTCCGGGCTGGGCGAAGGGAACCACCTCGTCGGCGACCGGGAGCTTCCCGAGGCGGTGCCCGCGCTTCCCGCGCCGGTCGTGTTCGACGTCGAACCCGACCTGGTGCGCGCCCTGACCGCCACCGCGACGGTGGCCGGGCTGACCGTGAACACGCTCGTGCAGGGCGCGTGGTCCGCCGTGCTGGCGGCCCGATCGGGGCGACCGGAGGTGTGCTTCGGTGCGATGGTCTCCGGGCGAACGCCCGATGTGGACGGTGTGGAGGAGGTGCTGGGACTGCTCGCCAACACCGTCCCCGTCCGAGCCCGGTTGTCCGGGCCGCTCGCGCGGGCCCTCGGTGAGCTGCAGGCCGGACAGCGGGCCCTCGCCGAACACCACGCCGTCTCGCTCGCCGACCTCGAACGGCTGGCCGGGGTGAGCCGGTTGTTCGACAGCCTCCTGGTGTTCGAGAACTACCCGGTGGACCCCGCCGCGTTGGCCGAGCCCGCGCCGGGAGTGCGGGTCGTGGGAACCCGCTTCCGCGAGTTCACCCACCACCCGGTGACGGTCACCGTCATGCCCGAGGGAGTCGGGTGGCGCGCGATCGTCGGGTACCGTCCCGACGCGGTGACACGGGAGGACGCCGAGGCGCTGGCCGCGTCGCTGCGGCGGGCGTTGCGTGCGCTGAGCCGTCCCGACGTGCTCGACGCCGACGCGAGCCACCTGCTGGACGCCTGCGTGGATTCGGTGGGACACCGATGA
- a CDS encoding ABC transporter ATP-binding protein yields MTARLRARDLTLRYGERVVSTRLSLDVPDGAFTAIVGPNGCGKSTLLRAFVRLLRPAEGSAAFDGRDVGSYPAKTLARSLAFLPQDPLAPEGIKVRQLVARGRYPHQSLLSTWRPEDERAVAEALRTAEIEDLADRPVQELSGGQRQRVWVAMVLAQQTPYLLLDEPTSFLDITHQYRLLGLLARLRDEGRTVIAVLHDINQACRFADHLIAMKDGRVVAEGGAADIVDAALMKEVFDLPSVIVPDPVSGTPMVVPE; encoded by the coding sequence GTGACCGCCCGGTTGCGAGCTCGGGACCTGACCCTACGCTACGGCGAGCGAGTCGTGTCGACACGACTCAGCCTGGACGTGCCGGACGGCGCCTTCACGGCCATCGTGGGTCCCAACGGCTGCGGCAAGTCCACTTTGCTGCGTGCGTTCGTGAGACTGCTGCGGCCCGCCGAGGGCAGCGCGGCGTTCGACGGCCGCGACGTCGGCAGCTACCCGGCGAAGACGCTGGCGCGGTCCCTGGCGTTCCTGCCCCAGGACCCCCTGGCGCCGGAGGGGATCAAGGTGCGGCAACTGGTGGCGCGGGGCCGCTACCCACATCAGTCGCTGCTGTCGACGTGGCGCCCGGAGGACGAGCGCGCGGTCGCCGAGGCCCTGCGGACAGCGGAGATCGAGGACCTCGCCGACCGTCCCGTGCAGGAGTTGTCCGGAGGACAGCGCCAACGGGTCTGGGTGGCGATGGTGCTCGCACAGCAGACGCCGTACCTGCTGCTCGACGAGCCGACGTCGTTTCTCGACATCACGCACCAGTACCGGCTGCTGGGCCTGCTGGCGAGACTGCGCGACGAGGGCCGCACGGTGATCGCGGTCCTGCACGACATCAACCAGGCCTGCCGGTTCGCCGACCACCTCATCGCGATGAAGGACGGCCGCGTCGTCGCCGAGGGCGGGGCGGCCGACATCGTCGACGCGGCGTTGATGAAGGAGGTCTTCGACCTGCCGAGCGTCATCGTGCCCGATCCGGTGTCCGGCACCCCGATGGTCGTCCCCGAGTAG